The following are encoded in a window of Nocardioides houyundeii genomic DNA:
- a CDS encoding HelD family protein produces MSEELVAREIAVEQAFVDRVYVQLGKSAEAAKQLAREGHGRGKLGHEGGLVERDAMVFQAAKRIAQLDAAHEGLVFGRLDLKPAVDEQPRYIGRIGLRDEDRDSLLIDWRAPAAAVFYQATGAEPMNVVRRRVLRSDHRTVVGVEDELLDDSEPTDLPIVGEGALMAQLSRARDRSMHSIVATIQAEQDRAIRAPGKGVVSISGGPGTGKTVVALHRAAYLLYNDRRRYETGGVLIVGPSGVFMRYIERVLPSLGETAVALRSLGEVVDGVRATRHDEPAVADVKGAARMAELMRRTARQAAPGSPSDYRIFWRDDTIVLDPALLGRLRRQLMTQGMRNRQLPRVASTLLDAMWRQVRGERGRERGRELFNDDMLSTQSFLDFATAWWPPLDPADVLGWLRDPELLARVGEGVISAEDQALLSKSWAEGLPLSVEDVPLLDELRYALGDVPVRADEDHTLDDHVGGDLQELTTASDREYAPAGRTWRPPLHRLEDDPFAHVLIDEVQDLTPMQWRMVGRRGRVASWTIVGDPAQSSWPVPAESDAARDAALSGKEIHSFHLSKNYRNSAEIYSYAAAYAQRVGLDADLPEAVRSTGEEPREVQVDDLERGTREAVADIAGRVAGTVAIVVPSARRSEVNAWLASWPEFADDAPGAERAVDSTQAPSGDDRIVVLTGVDTKGLEFDGIVVVRPDEIETESATGRATLYVVLTRATQLLTILS; encoded by the coding sequence TTGTCCGAGGAGCTCGTGGCGCGCGAGATCGCTGTGGAGCAGGCGTTCGTCGACCGGGTCTACGTGCAGCTGGGCAAGTCGGCCGAGGCCGCCAAGCAGCTCGCCCGCGAGGGTCACGGGCGCGGCAAGCTGGGCCACGAGGGCGGCCTCGTCGAGCGTGACGCGATGGTCTTCCAGGCCGCCAAGCGGATCGCGCAGCTCGACGCCGCCCACGAGGGCCTGGTCTTCGGCCGCCTCGACCTGAAGCCCGCGGTGGACGAGCAGCCGCGCTACATCGGGCGCATCGGCCTGCGCGACGAGGACCGCGACTCCCTGCTGATCGACTGGCGGGCCCCCGCGGCCGCGGTGTTCTACCAGGCCACCGGCGCCGAGCCGATGAACGTCGTACGTCGTCGGGTGCTGCGCTCGGACCACCGCACCGTGGTGGGCGTCGAGGACGAGCTGCTCGACGACTCCGAGCCGACCGACCTGCCGATCGTCGGCGAGGGTGCGCTGATGGCCCAGCTGTCCCGCGCCCGCGACCGCTCCATGCACTCCATCGTGGCCACCATCCAGGCCGAGCAGGACCGGGCGATCCGGGCCCCGGGCAAGGGCGTCGTCTCCATCTCCGGCGGCCCGGGCACCGGCAAGACCGTGGTGGCGCTGCACCGCGCGGCGTACCTGCTCTACAACGACCGCCGCCGCTACGAGACCGGCGGCGTGCTGATCGTCGGCCCGAGCGGCGTCTTCATGCGCTACATCGAGCGGGTGCTGCCCTCCCTGGGCGAGACCGCGGTGGCCCTGCGCTCCCTCGGCGAGGTCGTCGACGGGGTGCGCGCCACCCGGCACGACGAGCCCGCGGTGGCCGACGTCAAGGGCGCCGCCCGGATGGCGGAGCTGATGCGTCGTACGGCGCGTCAGGCCGCTCCCGGCAGCCCGAGCGACTACCGCATCTTCTGGCGCGACGACACCATCGTGCTCGACCCCGCGCTGCTCGGTCGGCTCCGACGCCAGCTGATGACCCAGGGCATGCGCAACCGACAGCTCCCGCGGGTGGCCTCGACCCTGCTGGACGCGATGTGGCGCCAGGTGCGCGGCGAGCGCGGCCGGGAGCGCGGCCGGGAGCTCTTCAACGACGACATGCTCTCCACCCAGTCCTTCCTCGACTTCGCGACCGCGTGGTGGCCGCCGCTGGACCCCGCTGACGTGCTCGGCTGGCTGCGGGACCCCGAGCTGCTGGCCCGGGTGGGCGAGGGCGTGATCAGCGCCGAGGACCAGGCCCTGCTGTCGAAGTCGTGGGCCGAGGGCCTGCCGCTCAGTGTGGAGGACGTGCCGCTGCTCGACGAGCTGCGCTACGCCCTGGGCGACGTGCCGGTGCGCGCGGACGAGGACCACACCCTGGACGACCACGTGGGCGGGGACCTCCAGGAGCTGACCACGGCCTCGGACCGGGAGTACGCACCGGCGGGCCGGACGTGGCGCCCGCCGCTGCACCGCCTCGAGGACGATCCCTTCGCGCACGTGCTGATCGACGAGGTCCAGGACCTCACCCCGATGCAGTGGCGGATGGTGGGCCGCCGCGGCCGCGTGGCGTCGTGGACCATCGTCGGCGACCCCGCACAGTCCTCCTGGCCGGTGCCCGCCGAGTCCGACGCCGCCCGCGACGCGGCCCTGTCGGGCAAGGAGATCCACTCCTTCCACCTGTCCAAGAACTACCGCAACTCCGCGGAGATCTACTCCTACGCCGCGGCGTACGCCCAGCGCGTGGGACTCGACGCGGACCTGCCCGAGGCCGTCCGGTCCACCGGCGAGGAGCCGCGCGAGGTGCAGGTGGACGACCTCGAGCGCGGCACCCGCGAAGCGGTCGCCGACATCGCCGGGCGCGTGGCCGGGACGGTCGCCATCGTGGTGCCGTCCGCCCGCCGCTCCGAGGTCAACGCCTGGCTCGCGTCCTGGCCGGAGTTCGCCGACGACGCCCCTGGCGCCGAGCGCGCGGTGGACTCCACGCAGGCCCCCTCCGGCGACGACCGCATCGTCGTGCTGACCGGCGTGGACACCAAGGGCCTGGAGTTCGACGGCATCGTGGTGGTGCGTCCCGACGAGATCGAGACCGAGTCCGCCACCGGCCGCGCCACCCTGTACGTCGTGCTCACCCGTGCCACCCAGCTGCTCACGATCCTGAGCTGA
- a CDS encoding glycosyltransferase family 2 protein, with translation MPEASPGTDSTTTDPTSTDPTSVAIQSILFHTSVPAVERTLATLDHSARIGKAEGSCTRVEVLLGDASRAPLLDSGALAGLRDRLTSLDRLEYVYFDDNVGTAKGHNALARLSDSELLVTSNPDIVPDARALWRMAAAFADPSVGMVEAKQLPFEHPKEYDEHTGHTSWAATAFAMTRRSVFEAVGGFDEQTFFMYCDDVDYSWLVREAGLHVVFLPSAVVFHDKELSVDGRWQPTGAERFFSAQAALLLAHKWSREDLVAEILDHFEVSEVEDERRAAEEFRRRRAEGLLVPQRDPAGSVGTFVAGAYAEHRFAL, from the coding sequence GTGCCGGAAGCCTCGCCAGGCACTGACTCGACCACCACCGACCCGACTTCCACCGACCCGACCTCCGTGGCGATCCAGTCGATCCTGTTCCACACCTCGGTGCCGGCCGTGGAGCGGACCCTCGCGACGCTGGACCACTCCGCGCGCATCGGCAAGGCTGAGGGCTCGTGCACCCGGGTCGAGGTCCTGCTCGGCGACGCGAGCCGGGCGCCGCTGCTGGACTCCGGGGCGCTGGCCGGGCTGCGTGACCGCCTGACCTCGCTGGACCGGCTGGAGTACGTGTACTTCGACGACAACGTCGGCACCGCCAAGGGGCACAACGCCCTGGCCCGGCTCAGCGACAGCGAGCTGCTGGTCACCTCCAACCCCGACATCGTCCCGGATGCCCGGGCCCTGTGGCGGATGGCCGCCGCGTTCGCCGACCCGTCGGTGGGCATGGTGGAGGCCAAGCAGCTGCCCTTCGAGCACCCCAAGGAGTACGACGAGCACACCGGTCACACCTCGTGGGCGGCCACCGCGTTCGCGATGACCCGACGCTCGGTGTTCGAGGCGGTCGGCGGCTTCGACGAGCAGACCTTCTTCATGTACTGCGACGACGTCGACTACTCCTGGCTGGTGCGTGAGGCCGGCCTGCACGTGGTGTTCCTGCCCTCCGCCGTGGTCTTCCACGACAAGGAGCTGAGCGTCGACGGTCGCTGGCAGCCCACCGGCGCCGAGCGCTTCTTCTCCGCGCAGGCCGCGCTGCTGCTGGCGCACAAGTGGTCCCGCGAGGACCTGGTCGCCGAGATCCTGGACCACTTCGAGGTCAGCGAGGTCGAGGACGAGAGACGGGCGGCCGAGGAGTTCCGCCGGCGCCGCGCCGAGGGGTTGCTGGTGCCGCAGCGCGACCCCGCCGGGAGCGTGGGCACCTTCGTCGCCGGGGCGTACGCCGAGCACAGGTTCGCGCTGTGA
- a CDS encoding glycosyltransferase family 2 protein yields MTKPTRLAVLLMDWSGDSQPTSEHVPDPVREGWEAALRHAHVDAELVRVALSQQARESTLERGDAGATFTGATFTDGGADWWQRLVEALALTDEDLVLVSEATSLPSPAALTRMLSTYDAQAGAEPGRGGVLVDARVLPTEVRAMLPESTEDPTDDPAADPTEDPTEDPAAGDAGDTADASAEPDSPDGEDQTEELLELEDEPLPPVGPYLVSGACSLLDVRAFRRLGAAWESSPQDGAGERLEELVEAAGVRIVPEPGAAIFRRVRVDSTGHPLRLDAARSTAPVPAPRASGSLHPAHLPATSLSAFLRTLGITVPGTAEPEAAETQRPFLSIITRTQGTRGRCLEDVLTCLAAQTDRDFELLVMCHRAAPAAVEETRQVLAEFPSWLTERTRLVEVERPGRSAPLNDGFELARGRYLVMLDDDDTVLEHWVETFHRAEEQAEGRLLRSVALLQPVRADPSTSEFVPRAVAPIKREWPLHYEMVDHLRANYSPCMTIAFPRGTFHDLSLRFDESLNTTEDWDLIVRSAGVVGVHSAPEITSVYRWWGSGSSREEHDKSEWDDAMHRVLDKFDEVEMLMPPHAFERFRTLIKKAQADATKMNDQAREFATRLHHTNLRLAKVLAERDKVRERAQRLSEKLEKRTARQEQRLALLRETDLLLTQHPDQRPEGSIVDLTPQELQELLGRLRSQPSGRRGWLPGRRAGA; encoded by the coding sequence TTGACCAAGCCAACCCGCCTGGCCGTCCTCCTCATGGACTGGAGCGGCGACTCCCAGCCGACCTCGGAGCACGTCCCGGACCCGGTCCGCGAGGGTTGGGAGGCGGCCCTGCGGCACGCCCACGTGGACGCCGAGCTGGTCCGGGTGGCGCTCTCGCAGCAGGCGCGGGAGAGCACGCTCGAGCGCGGCGACGCCGGCGCCACCTTCACCGGCGCCACCTTCACCGACGGCGGCGCGGACTGGTGGCAGCGGCTCGTCGAGGCGCTCGCGCTGACAGACGAGGACCTGGTGCTCGTCTCCGAGGCCACCTCGCTGCCCTCGCCTGCGGCACTGACCCGGATGCTCTCGACGTACGACGCCCAGGCCGGTGCCGAGCCGGGTCGCGGCGGGGTGCTGGTCGACGCCCGGGTGCTGCCGACCGAGGTGCGGGCGATGCTGCCGGAGAGCACCGAGGACCCCACCGATGACCCCGCCGCGGACCCCACCGAGGACCCCACCGAGGACCCCGCCGCGGGCGACGCCGGTGACACAGCAGACGCCAGCGCTGAGCCAGACAGCCCGGACGGCGAGGACCAGACCGAGGAGCTCCTGGAGCTCGAGGACGAGCCGCTGCCCCCGGTCGGCCCCTACCTGGTCTCCGGCGCCTGCTCCCTGCTCGACGTCCGGGCCTTCCGGCGCCTGGGCGCGGCCTGGGAATCCTCCCCCCAGGACGGCGCCGGCGAGCGCCTGGAGGAGCTGGTCGAGGCGGCTGGCGTGCGGATCGTCCCCGAGCCGGGAGCGGCGATCTTCCGCCGGGTCCGCGTGGACAGCACCGGCCACCCGCTCCGGCTCGACGCGGCCCGGAGCACCGCCCCGGTCCCCGCACCCCGCGCCTCCGGCTCGTTGCACCCGGCCCACCTGCCGGCCACTTCGCTGAGCGCCTTCCTGCGCACCCTCGGGATCACGGTGCCGGGCACGGCCGAGCCGGAAGCAGCCGAGACTCAGCGCCCCTTCCTCTCCATCATCACCCGCACCCAGGGCACCCGCGGCCGCTGCCTGGAGGACGTGCTGACGTGCCTGGCCGCCCAGACCGACCGGGACTTCGAGCTCCTCGTCATGTGTCACCGCGCCGCCCCCGCCGCGGTCGAGGAGACGCGTCAGGTGCTGGCGGAGTTCCCCTCCTGGCTCACCGAGCGCACCCGCCTGGTCGAGGTGGAGCGGCCCGGCCGCTCCGCCCCGCTCAACGACGGGTTCGAGCTGGCCCGGGGCCGCTACCTGGTGATGCTCGACGACGACGACACCGTGCTGGAGCACTGGGTGGAGACCTTCCACCGCGCCGAGGAGCAGGCCGAGGGTCGGCTGCTGCGCTCGGTGGCGCTGCTGCAGCCCGTCCGGGCCGACCCCAGCACGTCGGAGTTCGTGCCGCGGGCCGTGGCGCCGATCAAGCGCGAGTGGCCCCTGCACTACGAGATGGTCGACCACCTGCGCGCCAACTACAGCCCGTGCATGACCATCGCCTTCCCGCGCGGGACCTTCCACGACCTGTCGCTGCGCTTCGACGAGAGCCTCAACACCACCGAGGACTGGGACCTCATCGTCCGCTCCGCCGGAGTGGTGGGGGTCCACTCGGCGCCGGAGATCACCTCGGTCTACCGGTGGTGGGGCTCCGGCTCCTCGCGCGAGGAGCACGACAAGTCCGAGTGGGACGACGCCATGCACCGGGTGCTGGACAAGTTCGACGAGGTCGAGATGCTGATGCCGCCGCACGCCTTCGAGCGCTTCCGCACCCTGATCAAGAAGGCCCAGGCCGACGCCACCAAGATGAACGACCAGGCGCGGGAGTTCGCCACCCGGCTGCACCACACCAACCTGCGCCTGGCCAAGGTCCTCGCGGAGCGCGACAAGGTCCGCGAGCGGGCCCAGCGGCTCAGCGAGAAGCTGGAGAAGCGCACCGCCCGTCAGGAGCAGCGCCTGGCCCTGCTGCGCGAGACCGACCTGCTGCTGACTCAGCACCCCGATCAGCGCCCGGAGGGCTCGATCGTCGACCTCACCCCCCAGGAGCTGCAGGAGCTGCTCGGGCGACTCCGGAGCCAGCCGTCGGGTCGCCGCGGGTGGCTCCCGGGCCGGCGTGCGGGCGCCTGA
- a CDS encoding type IV toxin-antitoxin system AbiEi family antitoxin domain-containing protein yields the protein MDLSPVAHHLALQSGVVTRAQLLRTGLAPHDVRRLLRRRELVRLHPGVFVDHTGEPTWLQLAWGGVLLHWPAALSHTSALRGTDGPGRRSEDGAPIHLAVDRQRGLTAAPGIRLHRTVGLDGKVLWNATPPRVRIEEALIDVAAEASHDFAAISVLADAVQARRTTAARLVVALDGRARLARRQFLRAVLLDIDQGAGSVLEHGYLVRVERPHALPRARRQASAVGSIYRDVVYEQVGQIVELDGRLFHDSAQRRNHDLDRDLDAAVARLGTVRIGWGQVFGTPCRTADRIGRLLRARGWDGRHRSCAECAD from the coding sequence ATGGATCTTTCCCCGGTCGCGCACCACCTCGCGCTCCAGTCCGGTGTGGTCACGCGCGCCCAGCTCCTCCGCACAGGGCTGGCTCCGCACGACGTACGCCGGTTGCTGCGCCGGCGCGAGCTCGTCCGACTGCATCCGGGCGTCTTCGTGGACCACACCGGAGAGCCGACGTGGCTTCAGCTCGCCTGGGGTGGCGTCCTGCTCCACTGGCCGGCCGCGCTGAGCCACACCTCGGCGCTCCGCGGGACCGACGGCCCGGGGCGCCGCTCCGAGGACGGGGCGCCGATCCACCTGGCGGTCGATCGCCAGCGTGGGCTGACGGCTGCCCCCGGCATCCGGCTGCACCGGACGGTGGGTCTCGACGGCAAGGTGCTGTGGAATGCGACGCCGCCGCGCGTCCGGATCGAGGAGGCGCTGATTGACGTTGCTGCCGAGGCGAGCCACGACTTCGCCGCGATCTCGGTGCTCGCCGACGCCGTCCAGGCCCGGCGCACCACGGCCGCGCGCCTGGTCGTAGCGCTCGACGGACGAGCGCGTCTCGCCCGACGTCAGTTCTTGCGCGCCGTCCTGCTCGACATCGACCAGGGCGCAGGGTCGGTCCTCGAGCACGGGTACCTGGTCCGCGTCGAGCGGCCGCACGCCCTGCCTCGGGCTCGGCGTCAGGCATCGGCAGTCGGGTCGATCTATCGCGACGTCGTCTACGAGCAGGTGGGTCAGATCGTCGAGCTCGACGGGCGCCTGTTCCACGACTCGGCACAGCGACGCAACCACGATCTCGACCGCGACCTCGACGCGGCCGTGGCCCGACTGGGGACGGTGCGGATCGGCTGGGGGCAGGTCTTCGGGACGCCGTGCCGAACGGCTGACCGCATCGGGCGGCTCCTGCGGGCCCGAGGCTGGGACGGCCGGCACAGGTCGTGCGCCGAGTGTGCTGATTGA
- a CDS encoding SigE family RNA polymerase sigma factor, whose protein sequence is MTSTVDFDGFIAARSGGLLRTAYLLTRDHGLAEDLLQTSLAKAWFAWDKIETHPEPYVRRILVNTYSSWWRRRWNGEHASEDVPDPGTPDPSNGVDDSHDLWLALGGLPRRQRAVVVLRFFDDLSVAETADLLDCSTGTVKSQTSKALAKLRIDPALANDTDPVGGLR, encoded by the coding sequence GTGACGAGCACAGTCGACTTCGACGGCTTCATCGCCGCCCGTTCCGGGGGCCTCCTGCGCACGGCGTACCTGCTGACCCGGGACCACGGGCTCGCCGAGGACCTGCTGCAGACCTCGCTGGCCAAGGCCTGGTTCGCCTGGGACAAGATCGAGACCCACCCCGAGCCGTACGTGCGCCGCATCCTGGTCAACACCTACTCCTCGTGGTGGCGCCGGCGCTGGAACGGCGAGCACGCCTCCGAGGACGTGCCGGACCCCGGCACACCCGACCCGTCGAACGGTGTGGACGACAGCCACGACCTGTGGCTGGCGTTGGGCGGGCTGCCCCGGCGCCAGCGTGCCGTGGTCGTGCTGCGCTTCTTCGACGACCTGTCGGTGGCCGAGACCGCCGACCTGCTCGACTGCTCCACCGGGACGGTCAAGAGCCAGACGAGCAAGGCGCTCGCCAAGCTGCGGATCGACCCCGCCCTCGCGAACGACACCGACCCCGTAGGAGGCCTGCGATGA
- a CDS encoding methyltransferase domain-containing protein translates to MSGHRYDNEVADDNVYGHALSLLAEHLADDAAGGVHLDLACGFGHIAEHVSKRFDLHYVGVDLDPQALAAVTERGLEAHAVDLGSPEAAEELLRVLDGRRLASLTFLDGLEHLTSPVHVLTAMSRLMSAERAVGVISVPNVTHLDVATKALLGQWEYTESGLLDATHYQLFSARSLEVALRRAGLARLDSRDVVLARSDQHLPSDHVGLSERTSLGQWLRAVRSDAEGHGSTNQFVWALGAVPAQAATPAAREPSEVFLSVVMRTQGRRSQELREALLCLAAQSCDDFEVILVAHRTTVSEQLAVERIVEDQPPHLRSRLRLLLLDEGGRSAPINLGLRHAHGRYVAVFDDDDLVLAHWVEAFRTAEQDSPGRILRGVALRQRATLSQVRGAAGVKALDAPEAIFDREFSLAHHLVANQTPLFAFAFPRSLHVDLGLEFDDSLSTTEDWQFLLRAAQLSGVTDVGRTVAVYQWWPLGESSRTLHSSEEWSQNRAAIDRLIDSRPLLLPAGETRRLREDLGRLRRAEQIVDEQGDAILEVHHRHEKVQDQLRAELRDALTLVHELNLVVASQTRQLTKAKRRLERQRAKTAQALAQTGQPGKADQPSPGQPTTEPAGPRG, encoded by the coding sequence GTGAGCGGGCACCGGTACGACAACGAGGTGGCCGACGACAACGTCTACGGCCACGCGCTCTCGCTGCTCGCCGAGCACCTGGCCGACGACGCCGCCGGCGGGGTCCACCTGGACCTGGCCTGCGGGTTCGGCCACATCGCCGAGCACGTGTCCAAGCGCTTCGACCTGCACTACGTCGGCGTGGACCTCGACCCGCAGGCCCTGGCGGCGGTGACCGAGCGCGGGCTGGAGGCGCATGCCGTCGATCTCGGCAGCCCCGAGGCCGCCGAGGAGCTGCTGCGCGTCCTGGACGGGCGGCGACTCGCCTCCCTCACCTTCCTCGACGGTCTCGAGCACCTGACCTCCCCGGTCCACGTGCTGACGGCGATGTCACGGCTGATGTCGGCCGAGCGCGCCGTGGGCGTGATCAGCGTGCCCAACGTGACCCACCTCGACGTGGCCACCAAGGCGCTGCTGGGGCAGTGGGAGTACACCGAGTCCGGCCTGCTGGACGCCACGCACTACCAGCTGTTCAGCGCCCGCTCGCTCGAGGTGGCGCTGCGCCGGGCCGGGCTGGCCCGGCTCGACTCGCGCGACGTGGTGCTCGCCAGGAGTGACCAGCACCTGCCGTCGGACCACGTCGGCCTGTCGGAGCGGACCAGCCTGGGGCAGTGGCTCCGCGCCGTGCGGTCCGACGCCGAGGGCCACGGCAGCACGAACCAGTTCGTGTGGGCGCTCGGCGCGGTGCCTGCGCAGGCCGCGACGCCGGCGGCGCGGGAGCCCTCCGAGGTGTTCCTCAGCGTGGTGATGCGCACCCAGGGCCGCCGCAGCCAGGAGTTGCGGGAAGCGCTGCTGTGCCTTGCGGCCCAGAGCTGCGACGACTTCGAGGTGATCCTGGTGGCGCACCGGACCACGGTGTCCGAGCAGCTGGCGGTCGAGCGGATCGTGGAGGACCAGCCGCCGCACCTGCGATCGCGACTCAGGCTGCTGCTGCTGGACGAGGGCGGCCGGTCCGCCCCGATCAACCTGGGGCTGCGGCACGCGCATGGGCGCTACGTGGCGGTCTTCGACGACGACGACCTCGTGCTGGCCCACTGGGTCGAGGCGTTCCGCACGGCCGAGCAGGACAGTCCCGGGCGCATCCTGCGGGGCGTGGCGCTCCGGCAGCGCGCCACGCTGTCCCAGGTCCGCGGCGCGGCGGGCGTCAAGGCGCTGGACGCGCCGGAGGCGATCTTCGACCGGGAGTTCTCCCTGGCCCACCACCTGGTCGCCAACCAGACCCCGCTGTTCGCCTTCGCGTTCCCCCGCTCCTTGCACGTCGACCTCGGGCTGGAGTTCGACGACTCGCTGAGCACCACCGAGGACTGGCAGTTCCTGCTGCGGGCCGCACAGCTCAGCGGGGTGACCGACGTCGGTCGCACCGTGGCCGTCTACCAGTGGTGGCCCCTGGGCGAGTCCTCGCGCACCCTGCACTCCTCCGAGGAGTGGAGCCAGAACCGGGCTGCCATCGACCGGCTCATCGACTCGCGTCCGTTGCTGCTGCCGGCCGGGGAGACCCGGCGGCTTCGCGAGGACCTGGGCCGGCTGCGCCGGGCCGAGCAGATCGTGGACGAGCAGGGCGACGCCATCTTGGAGGTGCACCACCGGCACGAGAAGGTCCAGGACCAGCTCCGTGCCGAGCTGCGCGACGCCCTGACGCTGGTGCACGAGCTCAACCTGGTCGTGGCCAGCCAGACCCGGCAGCTGACGAAGGCGAAGCGTCGCCTGGAGCGTCAGAGGGCCAAGACCGCCCAGGCGCTGGCCCAGACGGGCCAGCCCGGCAAGGCGGACCAGCCCTCGCCCGGGCAGCCCACGACCGAGCCGGCCGGCCCCCGCGGCTGA
- a CDS encoding enoyl-CoA hydratase-related protein: MPDAPTTLVTYAVSDAVATITLDSPHNRNALSRQLVTELFEHLETAAGDEAVRVVLIQSSGKVFCSGADLSEASTTGMEEGTRRIIALQRLIATMPKVVVTKNLGAVRAGGIGIVAAADVAVSAEEATFALTEVKLGLAAAIISLSVFHRMSPRAASLTALGGEVFTGTEAAAYGLVTKAVPAAELDAEVERLCASFATGANQGIRETKHILNAALVARIDAGAEEMATLSTRLFGSDEAREAMTAFLSRKK; this comes from the coding sequence ATGCCTGACGCCCCCACCACGCTCGTGACGTACGCCGTCTCCGACGCCGTCGCGACCATCACCCTCGACTCCCCCCACAACCGCAACGCCCTGTCGCGCCAGCTGGTCACCGAGCTCTTCGAGCACCTGGAGACCGCCGCCGGCGACGAGGCCGTGCGAGTGGTGCTGATCCAGAGCTCCGGCAAGGTGTTCTGCTCCGGCGCCGACCTCTCCGAGGCGAGCACCACCGGGATGGAGGAGGGGACCCGGCGGATCATCGCGCTGCAGCGCCTCATCGCCACGATGCCGAAGGTGGTGGTCACCAAGAACCTGGGCGCCGTGCGCGCCGGGGGCATCGGCATCGTCGCTGCGGCCGACGTCGCCGTCTCCGCCGAGGAGGCGACCTTCGCCCTGACCGAGGTCAAGCTCGGGCTGGCCGCGGCCATCATCAGCCTCTCGGTGTTCCACCGGATGAGCCCGCGGGCCGCGTCCCTGACCGCGCTGGGCGGCGAGGTCTTCACCGGCACCGAGGCGGCGGCGTACGGGCTGGTCACCAAGGCGGTCCCCGCGGCCGAGCTGGACGCCGAGGTGGAGCGCCTGTGCGCGAGCTTCGCCACCGGCGCCAACCAGGGCATCCGGGAGACCAAGCACATCCTCAACGCGGCCCTGGTGGCGCGGATCGACGCGGGCGCGGAGGAGATGGCCACGCTCAGCACCCGGCTCTTCGGCTCCGACGAGGCGCGCGAGGCGATGACGGCGTTCCTCTCCCGCAAGAAGTAG